TGGTAAATCTAAGAAAGCCCCGTGTAATCAGGCCCCTCACTGACTGGGGCGAGTAACATTCCATTGAAGACAACAGTAAGATGTTAATCGTAGTCTAAACAAGACTAATACAAACAGGCTAACAAAATATAGAGGTAATTGAAATCATTTTACCTTGCATCGGTATCAAAGTAAGATGTTAACAGTGAATGAAAAAGCTTTCCTCTCTGCCCCCTCACTTGCTTCTGTCGTCATCTCAGCCCACAGAAGAACAAGGCACAGCTGGACACAGAACAATGTGTGACTGTGAGGGATACTTGGCCAAGCTGGGTCTGTCTGGCTGAGATCAACAACCACCTTCTGTCCGtcgtgtggttgtgtgtgtgcgtgctcatgTCTTACTAATGCAGGATAACACAGAGTGGTGccacaaataaaacaagcacGACAGGGAAAAGATTAACTAGAACTGTATTACAAAAAACAACTAGTTCTAAATAGTCAACCAACTGTATTACAAAAAACAACTAGTTCTAAATAGTCAACCAAATTCTCCTAGACATACAGTATTATGGTATGAAAGTATTTccacaataaatgtatttatttactcattggtttatttttaaatccttttgaTGAGTCTTTGTTCAGGAGCTGCTGTGGGTGAGTCCTTAAGCACAGTCATGGATGTCAGTCTGATTCGTCATCTCCTCTGGACCAGCTGTCCGGCACTAGCAAAGTTCTTGAGTCTAAACGTGGTGCCGGGGCTGCGTCGGCATCGTCGTTGAATTTGGGGTTTCTTGTCAGACGTCTTATTGAAGTCCTTTTGTGGAGGAGGGATAGGAATCGGCTTCCAGGGTATCGGATTGTAGAAACTGGGTGAAGGGCAGAATCTGTCATACGGACCtgcaagaaaatacaaatacacactggTATATGCAAATACTGTATCAGCAAAATGCCTGAAACTAATAAGCATTTTGCTACGTTTAAATCTGTctgaaacaaacatgaaaaaatgtcctggataaaaaaaaaaaattacatgaaaaccattcattcattcatcttctgaaccgcgtTGTCACAAACAGGTTTATGAAACTCAGATCTTACTTTTTGGGTGAAATGACGAATTGGGACTGGGTCTGTTTTTTTCATTGGCCTTTAGCCATTCCTGGAACCTCATCTCTGCCCTCTGGCGGcgctcctcctcttgctccgcCTTAAGAGCGGATTCCTCCTGTCAATAAAGATAAGATCTATGAGCATTGAGTCTCTCTGCTTAGCAATAATAGCATTTAACATAAAGCTACTTTCAACAGTAGAAACATTTGAACAGGCCGCATtaccttctccttcttctccacctCTATTCTTTCTTGGTTCTTCTTCTGCACCCAGCTTTTGTACTTTTGCTGAGCTTTATGTTCAGtctccttctgtctgtcctgctgcttttgtttctcctcctcctctttactcTGTTTTACAAgttgtttctgcttctcctgtGATTACAAGTACAAGGATTGAAAATAAAAGGCTTTTCACCAATGAATAATGACATGACTGAATCATTAAACGCATTTCTGAGTCCGCATGTTTTGGGGCTTTGTTTGTGCCGAGTCTGAAAAAGCAGTGgtttgtttacctgttgttttttcatcttcagCCATTCCTGGATGCTCTTTTCCACagcaatttgtttttgcttaTGCGCTCGTTCTTGTTGATCGATGTTTTCTTTACGGATCAACTCCTAATTGAAAGGATGTAAAAAGATGTAGTAGAAGTAGtggcaataataaataatactaaCAATAATAGtgacattatcatcatcattacaacATGCATGCATGGAAGGAAGCAATTTAAGAATCAGTGAAGACATGACGAGTCTAAAAAGCAGAGTAAAGTACGCAGTACTGATCGATACAACGCAACTAAAGGCTATAATGTTATTAATGAGCTGTTGTTTGCCTCCTCTGCTTTCTTTTCAGATTTTAGACGGCCTTCCTTGGATTTGTTCAACAGCCACATTTCCCATGGACTAAGAGTAGGTGATCCTGCAGGCGCCGTCGTTGCATTCAGCATCTGCTCTGAAGGTGTTTTTGGCAGCTCACATCtttaacagaaaaacacatCCAATTCAAAATATTCTCCTTTGTACTTATATTTGTCTGGCTCATAAAGTACAGTCTGGAACACACGACTGTGTCTTCTTTCAAATGAACTTGGGTAGCTTGTGCCAGATGAAAACAACACTTTGTTCTTTATTAACATTTAAGGATTAATACTAATAGGCAATGCAGGAAAATATTAGCAACCAAAACAATTTGGAAAAGGGGAGAGAACAAATACCCACTTTCATTTGCAAATGTTTTAATGGAAAATACAAAAGCCTCCCATGACAAACCAAATCTGTTATGTTGAACCTTCTCAGTCTGGGCAGAATGATAAGAGATGTGTTTTAGCTTTATTTTGGGAGATGGAGTCCTACCTGATGGGAGACACGGTGACTCTGGAGTTATCCATCTGCCTTGCTGAAGTCAGTTGAGTTGGGCTGGACTCCTCATCACTGTCAAAACTGTCGTGATAGATTGGAGAAAGTAGAGAAAATGTATCTTCGTCTTCCGAGAGCGCCCCGGCGTCCAACACCTTGGACGTGTTGTGGCCTTGCTGGCTAGTTTTCAGAGGGGTCGAGCTGAAGCCCTTTGATCCAGAGGAAGGATAGTTGGGCAGCCTCCCTCCAGGCATGACGAGCCGATGTCTGAGACACAACGTCGACATGAAAACCTTTACAAAGACGTGCGTAAGTTTGATCTGTTGAATTATATTCACATGAGCAACTTCTCAACTGGTTACAAAGAGTCTGTGTTCTCATAGCAACGGCTTGTTTTCACGATTAGCCATTTGTCACTGGCGCTAACTGCAAACTTTTATAAGCTAACTTAGCTTAGCTTTAATATTATCCGACGTGCAAAGAGTTTTAATGATGTTTAGTATTCGTAACTCTATAGCTGCTCCCTAAAGCTGCTGCGATCTACCTTAGGATGTGGAGATGAAGAAATGCTTTGCAGTCGTGCTAGTAAACGCTGCGAGTTTCTGCCAAACAACTTCCCTTGTTACAGCACGCCCCGCCCCCCAAGCTACACGTGACGCGGTTTCCATAGTGACGCTCCGCACGCGCTCTGTTGTATTTCTTCTTTTGTAACCAGTCATACACATCAAAGATATATATGCtatatgtattttaataatgatTGAAAAACGTAACACAATTagattacctttttttttgttataaacAGCGACGTTTGCTT
The sequence above is drawn from the Brachionichthys hirsutus isolate HB-005 chromosome 5, CSIRO-AGI_Bhir_v1, whole genome shotgun sequence genome and encodes:
- the LOC137894365 gene encoding coiled-coil domain-containing protein 34-like is translated as MPGGRLPNYPSSGSKGFSSTPLKTSQQGHNTSKVLDAGALSEDEDTFSLLSPIYHDSFDSDEESSPTQLTSARQMDNSRVTVSPIRCELPKTPSEQMLNATTAPAGSPTLSPWEMWLLNKSKEGRLKSEKKAEEELIRKENIDQQERAHKQKQIAVEKSIQEWLKMKKQQEKQKQLVKQSKEEEEKQKQQDRQKETEHKAQQKYKSWVQKKNQERIEVEKKEKEESALKAEQEEERRQRAEMRFQEWLKANEKNRPSPNSSFHPKSPYDRFCPSPSFYNPIPWKPIPIPPPQKDFNKTSDKKPQIQRRCRRSPGTTFRLKNFASAGQLVQRR